In the Lepidochelys kempii isolate rLepKem1 chromosome 3, rLepKem1.hap2, whole genome shotgun sequence genome, one interval contains:
- the KLC4 gene encoding kinesin light chain 4 isoform X6 — MSTMVYPREEKLDKLSQEEIICNTKLVMQGLEALKNEHNSILHSLLETIKCLKKDEEANLVHEKSNLLRKSVEMIELGLGEAQVMMALSSHLNAVESEKQKLRAQVRRLCQENQWLRDELANTQQKLQRSEQTVAQLEEEKKHLEFMNQLKKYDEDVSPSEEKEGDSTKDSLDDLFPNEEEDHGPGMPHQHSSAAAAAQQGGYEIPARLRTLHNLVIQYASQGRYEVAVPLCKQALEDLEKTSGHDHPDVATMLNILALVYRDQNKYKEAAHLLNDALSIREKTLGKDHPAVAATLNNLAVLYGKRGKYKEAEPLCKRALEIREKVLGKDHPDVAKQLNNLALLCQNQGKYEEVEYYYRRALEIYESRLGHDDPNVAKTKNNLASCYLKQGKYKDAEVLYKEILTRAHVKEFGSVDDEHKPIWMHAEEREEMSKCSP; from the exons ATGTCCACAATGGTGTACCCaagggaggagaagctggataagctgagccaggaggagatcatctgcaACACCAAGCTGGTGATGCAGGGGCTGGAGGCCCTCAAGAACGAGCACAACTCCATCCTGCATAGCCTGCTGGAGACCATCAAGTGTCTGAAAAAGGATGAGGAGGCCAACCTGGTGCATGAGAAATCCAATCTGCTCCGCAAGTCGGTGGAGATGATTGAGCTGGGTCTTGGGGAGGCTCAG GTGATGATGGCTCTGTCCAGCCATTTGAATGCAGTGGAGTCAGAGAAGCAGAAGCTGCGTGCCCAGGTGCGGAGACTGTGCCAGGAGAACCAGTGGCTGCGAGATGAGCTGGCCAACACTCAGCAGAAGCTGCAGCGCAGTGAGCAGACGgtggcccagctggaggaggagaagaagcacCTGGAGTTCATGAACCAGCTGAAGAAATACGATGAGGACGTCTCGCCATCG gaggagaaggaaggggacTCCACAAAGGACTCTCTGGATGATCTGTTCCCGAATGAAGAAGAGGATCACGGCCCAGGAA TGCCCCACCAGCACAGCAGTGcggcagcagctgcccagcagggtgGCTATGAGATCCCAGCACGCCTGCGCACCCTCCACAACCTGGTGATCCAGTATGCCTCGCAGGGGCGCTACGAGGTAGCTGTGCCACTCTGCAAGCAGGCACTGGAGGACCTGGAGAAGACATCAGGCCACGACCACCCCGATGTGGCCACCATGCTCAACATCCTGGCACTGGTGTACAG GGATCAGAATAAATACAAAGAGGCAGCCCATCTGCTGAATGACGCACTCTCCATTCGTGAGAAGACGCTGGGGAAAGACCACCCTGCA GTGGCAGCGACCCTCAACAATCTGGCTGTTCTTTATGGCAAGAGAGGAAAGTACAAGGAGGCAGAGCCACTGTGCAAGCGAGCCCTGGAGATCCGCGAGAAG GTTCTAGGCAAAGACCATCCAGACGTGGCCAAGCAGCTGAACAACCTGGCGCTACTGTGCCAGAACCAGGGCAAGTACGAGGAGGTGGAGTACTACTACCGCCGGGCACTGGAGATCTACGAGAGCCGCCTGGGCCATGACGACCCCAACGTGGCCAAGACCAAGAACAACTTG GCCTCCTGCTATCTGAAACAAGGCAAATACAAGGATGCTGAGGTGCTGTACAAGGAGATCCTCACCCGTGCCCATGTGAAGGAGTTTGGCTCTGTGGATG ATGAGCACAAGCCGATCTGGATGCACgcggaggagagagaggagatgaGCAAG